One Mycoplasmopsis caviae DNA segment encodes these proteins:
- the atpD gene encoding F0F1 ATP synthase subunit beta produces MATRKKVTKDNETTKNTTKANKSNVGKIVQVLGPVVDVKFNKGCLPSLLNALKVYLDNQVYTLEVAQHIGDDTVRTIAMVSTNGLARGLDVIDTGAAISVPVGDGVLGRMFDVLGQPIDLKEAPNSPLMPIHAPAPSYEEQKTVSEVLETGIKVIDLLIPYAKGGKIGLFGGAGVGKTVLVQELINNIATEHGGLSVFAGVGERTREGNDLYHEMKASGVLNKTALVFGQMNEPPGARMRVALTGLTMAEYFRDKENQDVLLFIDNIFRFTQAGSEVSALLGRMPSAVGYQPTLATEMGQLQERITSTRRGSITSVQAVYVPADDLTDPAPATTFSHLDAKTVLDRNIAALGIYPAVDPLESNSRLLDPLVVGQEHYEVAHGVVNILQRFKELQDIIAILGMGELSEEDKLLVARARRIRNFLSQPFTVAEKFSGKKGKFVTISDTIRSFKDILDGKYDDCPEDFFLYVGSIDDVEVKYRDYISKKAQIKQ; encoded by the coding sequence ATGGCAACAAGAAAAAAAGTTACCAAAGATAATGAAACTACTAAAAATACTACAAAAGCAAACAAAAGTAATGTTGGTAAAATAGTTCAAGTTCTAGGACCTGTTGTTGATGTTAAGTTCAATAAAGGTTGCTTACCCTCTTTACTAAATGCACTTAAAGTTTATTTGGACAATCAAGTTTATACCCTTGAAGTGGCACAACATATTGGTGATGATACTGTTAGAACCATTGCAATGGTTTCTACAAATGGACTTGCTAGAGGTCTTGATGTTATTGATACAGGTGCTGCTATTAGTGTACCGGTTGGTGATGGTGTTTTAGGTCGTATGTTTGATGTTTTAGGTCAGCCAATTGACCTTAAAGAAGCACCTAATTCACCTCTTATGCCAATTCATGCACCAGCACCAAGTTATGAAGAGCAAAAAACGGTTAGTGAAGTTTTAGAAACCGGTATTAAAGTTATTGACCTTCTAATTCCATATGCAAAAGGTGGTAAAATAGGTCTTTTTGGTGGAGCAGGAGTAGGTAAAACTGTCCTTGTTCAAGAATTAATTAATAATATAGCAACTGAACATGGTGGACTTTCAGTTTTTGCTGGAGTTGGAGAGCGTACCCGCGAAGGTAATGACCTTTATCATGAGATGAAAGCATCGGGTGTTTTAAATAAAACTGCATTAGTATTTGGTCAAATGAATGAGCCACCTGGAGCCAGAATGCGTGTTGCACTTACAGGTTTAACAATGGCTGAATATTTTAGAGATAAAGAAAATCAAGATGTGCTTTTATTTATTGATAACATATTCCGTTTCACACAAGCGGGTAGTGAAGTTTCTGCACTTTTAGGTCGTATGCCTTCAGCTGTTGGTTATCAACCAACACTTGCAACTGAAATGGGTCAGTTACAAGAAAGAATTACTTCAACAAGGAGAGGTTCAATTACATCAGTTCAAGCTGTTTATGTACCAGCTGATGACTTAACTGATCCAGCACCAGCCACAACATTTAGTCACCTTGATGCTAAAACAGTGCTAGATAGAAATATAGCTGCATTAGGTATTTATCCAGCAGTTGATCCACTAGAGTCAAACTCAAGACTTCTTGATCCCCTTGTTGTTGGACAAGAACACTATGAAGTAGCTCATGGAGTTGTAAACATTCTTCAAAGATTTAAGGAATTGCAAGATATTATTGCAATTCTTGGTATGGGTGAGTTAAGTGAAGAAGACAAATTACTTGTTGCACGTGCCCGAAGAATAAGAAACTTCTTATCTCAACCTTTTACTGTTGCAGAGAAGTTTTCAGGTAAGAAAGGTAAGTTTGTTACAATATCAGACACAATTAGAAGTTTCAAAGATATACTTGATGGCAAATATGATGATTGTCCTGAAGACTTCTTCTTATATGTAGGTTCAATTGACGATGTCGAGGTCAAATACCGCGACTATATCAGCAAGAAAGCACAAATTAAACAATAA
- a CDS encoding site-specific DNA-methyltransferase, whose amino-acid sequence MFKKRFFKEVNGVQVFDRNEFIWLISNKEFYQIVILCIKTKLDLLTLMAVL is encoded by the coding sequence TTATTTAAAAAAAGATTTTTTAAAGAAGTTAATGGCGTACAAGTTTTTGATAGAAATGAGTTCATTTGGTTAATTTCAAATAAAGAGTTTTACCAGATAGTTATACTATGTATAAAAACAAAATTGGACTTATTAACTCTGATGGCAGTTTTATAA
- the atpH gene encoding ATP synthase F1 subunit delta — protein MYSKANPEGYALALFELAKADKQMKAINDNVVSLYNVICESNSLVEKLSDQSFEKNKKYDYIDKIFKNISNSKLIANFLKVLVERNAVSLLRRSLEHYLKLANKHLNIRFALITTAFELSDEKLRKIKQKLEKQYNTEIVLKHQIDESLISGFKIKMDSLVIEQNYKKDLEEINTILTKKGGLND, from the coding sequence ATGTACTCAAAAGCGAACCCAGAAGGCTATGCTTTAGCTCTTTTTGAATTAGCAAAAGCGGACAAGCAAATGAAAGCAATTAATGACAATGTTGTTTCACTTTACAATGTAATTTGTGAAAGTAATTCTCTTGTTGAAAAACTTAGTGATCAAAGTTTTGAAAAAAACAAAAAATATGATTACATTGACAAAATTTTTAAAAATATTTCAAATAGTAAACTTATAGCAAATTTTCTTAAAGTACTAGTTGAACGTAATGCAGTTAGTCTTTTAAGAAGATCGCTTGAACATTATTTAAAACTAGCTAATAAGCATTTAAATATTCGTTTTGCATTAATTACAACAGCATTTGAATTAAGCGATGAAAAACTTAGGAAAATTAAACAAAAGTTAGAAAAACAATATAACACCGAAATTGTCTTAAAACATCAAATTGATGAAAGTTTAATTTCGGGTTTTAAAATCAAAATGGATAGTTTGGTTATTGAACAAAACTACAAAAAGGATTTAGAAGAGATAAATACTATTTTAACTAAAAAAGGAGGTTTAAATGACTAG
- a CDS encoding helix-turn-helix domain-containing protein: MNLSGEKLMKLTLYESKKLRSLTFILKETKMKARQIAKRLGISVKTVRRYKKELQDTPVINENGTRILCIQHKNKYKPNQRRIDDAVFEEIGKKYFEICKDQESRRNSELVISFSDFYYEYVKDFYPISRSTFYKRMLEQGFCSAFANKKTLRKAKRNLNIKILEKKCKF; the protein is encoded by the coding sequence ATGAACCTAAGTGGCGAAAAATTAATGAAATTAACATTATATGAGTCTAAAAAGCTCAGAAGTCTAACATTTATTCTAAAAGAAACAAAAATGAAAGCAAGACAAATTGCTAAACGTCTTGGTATTTCAGTAAAGACAGTTAGAAGATATAAAAAAGAATTGCAAGACACCCCTGTTATTAATGAAAACGGAACAAGAATACTATGTATTCAACATAAAAACAAATACAAACCAAATCAAAGAAGAATTGATGATGCTGTGTTTGAAGAAATAGGAAAAAAGTATTTTGAGATTTGTAAAGATCAGGAAAGTAGAAGAAATAGTGAATTAGTAATTTCTTTTAGTGATTTTTATTATGAATATGTTAAGGATTTTTATCCTATTAGTAGATCGACATTCTACAAAAGAATGCTTGAACAGGGTTTTTGCAGTGCTTTCGCAAATAAAAAAACATTAAGAAAAGCAAAAAGAAATTTAAATATAAAGATTCTTGAAAAGAAGTGTAAGTTTTAA
- the atpF gene encoding F0F1 ATP synthase subunit B, whose amino-acid sequence MHVVYKDTLGARIQKELSGLFPSVPMMVATLVAFAIVILILFFLLYKPIKKSIKARQDYIQSNIDQAKQTNDLSQDKLKEANDKLTQAHQEANNLVKNAKVRAEKVIISYTAKAKIESKRILEEAELDIKQQRDSLMEDSKNNIAKAASELSRQILKKEVSKKTESEIIDKFLES is encoded by the coding sequence ATGCATGTAGTTTACAAAGATACACTAGGCGCTAGAATTCAAAAAGAATTAAGTGGACTATTTCCTAGTGTGCCAATGATGGTGGCAACATTAGTTGCTTTTGCAATTGTTATTTTGATTCTTTTCTTCTTACTATACAAACCAATTAAAAAGTCTATAAAAGCAAGACAAGATTATATTCAAAGTAATATTGATCAAGCTAAGCAAACTAATGATTTGTCACAAGACAAATTAAAAGAAGCAAATGACAAATTAACTCAAGCACATCAAGAAGCTAATAACTTAGTCAAAAATGCTAAAGTAAGGGCTGAGAAAGTTATTATTTCTTATACTGCAAAAGCTAAAATTGAATCAAAAAGAATACTAGAAGAAGCAGAATTAGATATTAAACAACAAAGAGATTCATTAATGGAAGATTCAAAAAACAATATTGCTAAAGCAGCAAGTGAATTATCAAGACAAATACTCAAAAAAGAAGTTTCAAAGAAAACTGAAAGTGAAATTATTGACAAGTTTCTCGAATCTTAA
- the atpE gene encoding ATP synthase F0 subunit C, whose product MTQGGGLVAIGIGIAMLGSFGTGLGQGLAAGKATEAVGRNPEAAAKIRSMLLIGQGVAESSAIYCLVIAFILAFAYNK is encoded by the coding sequence ATGACACAAGGTGGTGGATTAGTTGCAATCGGTATCGGGATTGCAATGTTAGGTAGTTTTGGTACAGGACTAGGTCAAGGTTTGGCTGCTGGAAAAGCAACCGAAGCAGTTGGTCGTAATCCTGAAGCAGCAGCTAAAATTCGTTCAATGTTACTTATTGGACAAGGTGTTGCAGAATCATCAGCTATTTATTGTCTAGTTATTGCGTTCATTCTTGCATTTGCATACAACAAGTAA
- the atpA gene encoding F0F1 ATP synthase subunit alpha, with the protein MTSRIDDISAIIKDRIRSFDSKVDYSEVGTIITIGDGIALVKGLDNARNGEIILFKDNIYGLVLNLEEEVVGVTIFGDANLLAEGDSCKRSGEVISIPVGDKLLGRVVNALGQPIDGKGKINTSEKREIFKVAPGVMTRQEVNQPLETGIISIDSMIPIGKGQRELIIGDRQTGKSAIAIDTIINQKGKGVNCIYVAIGQKNSTVAQIVKKLQDTGAMEYTTVVVSGASELAPQQYIAPYSGVTIAEEWMAKGKDVLIVYDDLSKHAIAYRTLSLLLRRPPGREAYPGDVFYLHSQLLERAARVTKEYGGGSITALPIIETQQGDISAYIPTNVISITDGQIFTKENLFNSGQRPAVDVGFSVSRVGSAAQIKAMKKVAGSLKLELAQYNEMLAFAQFGSDLDDSTKAILQHGAKVYEILKQEQYAPISQIAQVAILLGVKERIINPLPKKYISRYREEVIKYIESDPEGVSVALEIHNNNNEFSDEHLSIITKAILKIVNKIIATIPNYDPSDYLPMPEKYLQESKK; encoded by the coding sequence ATGACTAGCAGAATCGACGATATTAGTGCAATTATAAAAGATCGTATTCGTAGTTTCGACTCAAAAGTTGATTACTCAGAAGTTGGAACAATTATTACTATTGGCGATGGAATTGCATTAGTTAAAGGTCTTGATAATGCCAGAAATGGTGAAATTATTCTATTTAAAGATAATATTTACGGTCTAGTTTTAAACCTTGAAGAAGAAGTAGTTGGTGTAACAATTTTTGGTGATGCTAATTTACTTGCTGAGGGTGATAGTTGCAAAAGAAGCGGAGAAGTTATTTCCATTCCTGTTGGTGACAAACTGCTTGGTCGTGTAGTTAATGCACTTGGTCAACCAATTGATGGAAAAGGTAAAATTAATACATCAGAAAAACGAGAAATCTTTAAGGTTGCTCCTGGTGTTATGACCAGACAAGAGGTTAATCAACCACTTGAAACAGGAATTATTTCAATTGACTCAATGATTCCAATTGGCAAAGGCCAACGTGAATTAATAATCGGTGACCGTCAAACTGGTAAGAGTGCAATTGCAATTGACACAATTATTAATCAAAAAGGTAAAGGTGTAAATTGTATTTATGTTGCTATTGGTCAAAAAAACTCAACAGTGGCTCAAATTGTTAAAAAACTACAAGACACAGGTGCTATGGAATATACAACTGTTGTTGTTTCAGGTGCTAGTGAACTTGCCCCCCAACAATATATTGCTCCATATTCAGGCGTTACTATTGCTGAAGAATGAATGGCAAAAGGTAAAGATGTTTTGATAGTCTATGATGATCTATCAAAACATGCTATTGCATATCGAACACTTTCACTTCTACTTAGAAGACCCCCAGGTCGAGAGGCATATCCAGGAGATGTCTTTTATCTTCACTCTCAACTTTTAGAACGTGCTGCCAGAGTTACAAAGGAATATGGCGGTGGTTCAATAACTGCACTACCCATTATCGAAACTCAACAAGGCGATATTTCAGCTTATATTCCAACAAATGTTATTTCTATAACCGATGGTCAAATTTTTACAAAAGAAAACTTATTTAACTCTGGTCAAAGACCAGCAGTTGATGTTGGTTTTAGTGTTAGCCGTGTTGGTAGTGCTGCTCAGATAAAAGCAATGAAAAAAGTAGCTGGTTCACTTAAGTTAGAATTAGCTCAATATAACGAAATGCTTGCATTTGCTCAATTTGGCTCTGATTTAGATGATTCAACAAAAGCAATCTTGCAACATGGTGCAAAGGTTTACGAAATATTGAAACAAGAACAATATGCACCTATTAGTCAAATTGCACAAGTAGCAATTTTACTTGGTGTTAAAGAAAGAATTATTAATCCTCTCCCTAAAAAATATATTTCAAGGTATCGCGAGGAAGTAATTAAATATATTGAGAGTGATCCAGAAGGTGTTTCAGTAGCTCTTGAAATTCATAACAATAATAATGAATTTAGCGATGAGCATCTATCAATCATTACTAAGGCAATTCTTAAAATAGTTAACAAAATAATTGCTACAATTCCAAACTATGACCCAAGTGATTATTTACCTATGCCTGAAAAGTACTTACAAGAAAGCAAAAAATAA
- a CDS encoding F0F1 ATP synthase subunit A — translation MNTLTQNLWKWNMEQMFSLFVLVILIFIVSLTTFILIKKTAQPNKAPIGFLIVMEGYVNFLDSSFDENTEGALPKAKFYIFALFTFLLLGNLLGLFGLKPIATNYSITFSLAFISFAGIYVVGLLYQKFRFFSRFLSPIEVVGQFAPLISLGFRIFGNITGGGVIVFLTYIFTGWIWTKIPGLPGEWFFIGSLITPLLHMYFDMFGAIIQALVFCTLTTVYWSKEAETNEEKRIKEAQEKSEADQAVANVEIKAAAWSHSNNVY, via the coding sequence GTGAATACATTAACGCAAAATTTGTGAAAATGAAATATGGAGCAAATGTTTTCATTATTTGTTTTAGTGATTTTAATTTTTATTGTTTCATTAACAACATTTATTTTAATTAAGAAAACAGCACAACCAAATAAAGCTCCAATTGGCTTTCTAATAGTCATGGAAGGGTATGTTAATTTCCTAGACTCAAGTTTTGATGAAAACACCGAAGGTGCATTGCCAAAGGCAAAATTTTATATCTTTGCACTATTTACATTTTTGCTTTTAGGGAATTTATTAGGCCTTTTTGGACTTAAACCAATAGCAACTAACTATTCAATAACGTTTTCACTGGCTTTCATTTCTTTTGCTGGTATTTATGTAGTTGGTTTACTATATCAAAAATTTAGGTTCTTTAGTCGATTTTTAAGTCCTATTGAAGTTGTGGGTCAATTTGCTCCTTTAATTTCACTAGGATTTCGTATTTTCGGAAATATAACTGGTGGTGGAGTTATTGTGTTTCTAACTTACATCTTTACTGGTTGAATATGAACTAAAATCCCTGGGTTACCAGGTGAGTGATTCTTTATTGGTTCACTGATTACCCCGCTTTTACATATGTATTTTGATATGTTTGGTGCGATAATTCAAGCTTTGGTCTTTTGTACATTAACAACTGTTTATTGGTCAAAGGAAGCTGAAACCAATGAAGAAAAAAGAATTAAAGAAGCACAAGAAAAAAGCGAAGCAGACCAAGCAGTTGCCAATGTTGAAATTAAAGCAGCTGCTTGATCGCATTCAAATAATGTGTATTAA
- a CDS encoding glycosyltransferase family 2 protein, whose protein sequence is MEKLNLSTVIIGYITLGISILFFLIFFLQIAYTFLALFIKNKKFKKTDVYNNHAILIPAHNEGHIIADLVKSLKAMDYPADKFKVFVVADNCTDNTADVAREAGADKVYERFNKELIGPNFAIHETLLKIKDEFGTFDSFSWFDADNIVEKEWLSKMNDAFNHPKKYDYFTSFRDTQNFEDNWISSSYSIEFYRLVSQIATVRSVFKNPHMVGGTGFMVRWEILEKNDYWGKYKSMVHDTEFSFDALSNNYKGIYVDGARFYDLQPTKMSVSWKQRTRWTVGNLKLGHTIWGKIFKNLFFKFEAPQKKLNYLDYIAMLSPAWIWFVVLFIFNTTLTVLNGVLLGFGQVDFWKFLGVLSLPLMFVWYYLSAWFMGLAVIIRQCKKMKRISGWSKFKALFGYPIFLFLNVPISIYAQKNINMKFVNTKKERSTKTMI, encoded by the coding sequence ATGGAAAAGCTTAATTTAAGTACAGTTATTATTGGTTATATAACATTAGGTATTTCAATTTTGTTCTTCTTAATATTTTTTCTACAAATTGCTTATACATTTTTAGCTTTATTTATTAAGAACAAAAAATTTAAAAAGACCGATGTTTACAATAATCATGCGATTTTAATTCCTGCTCACAATGAAGGACACATTATTGCTGATTTAGTAAAATCACTTAAAGCAATGGACTATCCAGCAGATAAATTTAAGGTTTTTGTTGTTGCAGATAACTGCACTGACAATACTGCTGATGTTGCTCGTGAAGCTGGAGCAGATAAAGTTTATGAAAGATTTAATAAAGAATTAATTGGACCTAACTTTGCGATTCATGAAACTTTATTAAAAATTAAAGATGAATTTGGAACATTCGATTCATTCTCATGATTTGATGCTGATAACATTGTTGAAAAAGAATGATTATCAAAAATGAATGATGCATTTAATCATCCTAAAAAATATGATTATTTCACATCATTTAGAGATACACAAAACTTTGAAGACAACTGAATTTCATCTTCATACTCAATTGAATTCTATCGTTTAGTTTCTCAAATTGCAACAGTAAGAAGTGTATTCAAAAATCCACACATGGTTGGTGGAACAGGTTTTATGGTTCGTTGAGAAATTTTAGAAAAGAACGACTATTGAGGAAAATATAAATCAATGGTTCACGATACTGAATTCTCATTTGATGCTTTAAGTAATAACTATAAAGGTATTTATGTAGATGGTGCCAGATTCTACGATTTACAACCAACAAAAATGTCTGTTTCTTGAAAACAAAGAACAAGATGAACTGTTGGAAACCTTAAATTAGGACACACCATTTGAGGAAAAATATTTAAAAACTTATTCTTTAAATTTGAAGCGCCTCAAAAGAAATTGAATTATTTAGATTACATAGCAATGCTATCACCTGCTTGAATTTGATTCGTTGTTTTATTTATATTTAACACGACTCTAACAGTATTAAATGGAGTCTTATTAGGATTTGGTCAAGTAGACTTTTGAAAATTCTTAGGTGTTTTATCATTACCGCTTATGTTTGTTTGATATTACTTATCAGCCTGATTTATGGGTCTGGCAGTCATTATAAGACAATGTAAGAAGATGAAAAGGATTAGTGGCTGAAGCAAATTCAAAGCACTTTTTGGATATCCTATTTTCTTATTCCTAAATGTTCCAATTTCAATTTATGCACAAAAAAATATTAATATGAAATTTGTTAACACTAAAAAAGAAAGATCGACAAAAACAATGATTTAA
- a CDS encoding F0F1 ATP synthase subunit epsilon, whose protein sequence is MINRKTTYLKITTLQEIFFEGPVKSVTLRTKAGGAICLQPNRTPFFSTIDICELTINTPRDKDYKICSIGGGLVYADASNINIITDDIIFGKNINIERAKIDRDFALAQLEKFRDTKEEVQYEIKLRKALNRIDVYNRNNN, encoded by the coding sequence ATGATAAATAGAAAAACAACATATTTAAAAATAACAACACTGCAAGAAATTTTCTTTGAAGGTCCTGTTAAAAGTGTAACTTTGAGAACAAAAGCAGGTGGTGCTATTTGCTTGCAACCAAACCGAACCCCTTTTTTTAGTACCATTGACATTTGTGAATTAACTATTAATACTCCAAGAGACAAAGATTATAAAATTTGCTCAATCGGTGGTGGTTTAGTTTATGCTGATGCAAGTAATATTAATATAATTACTGATGACATTATTTTTGGTAAAAATATTAATATTGAAAGAGCAAAAATTGACCGTGATTTTGCACTTGCTCAACTTGAAAAATTCCGTGACACAAAAGAAGAAGTTCAATATGAAATCAAATTACGCAAAGCACTAAACCGTATTGATGTCTATAATCGCAATAATAACTAG
- a CDS encoding YwaF family protein: MWKIDPNHPKGFLSYTGNKLNFSGFSYVFFFIVTALTFISVLLIWLFRREIKKNYEQKEKILFLSKRIFWLICGSIILIGMIIHIVILSIDKFYNYWEYLPLHFCRIMLLFIALSLITNRMEYVKYYGYLAIICGLLALMKPDFNFLKEKDKTIPFPIGIDNIYYWDYIFAHCSVVIIPTVFYALSNDKIKFKDTLYSGAFFVALALIIFFLNWAVYTYASDFGWKTINYWYLGKDEFNGFKNFFGPLSRWPFNILTYIVLGAVLIIISTIFYCVQDKVYLAKEDNKWVFKWAKSENWKIYKNSFSELKSSKSNNTNLETENQNF, from the coding sequence ATGTGAAAAATAGATCCAAATCATCCGAAAGGTTTTCTTTCTTATACAGGTAACAAGTTGAATTTTAGTGGTTTCTCATATGTATTTTTCTTTATAGTTACTGCCTTAACATTTATATCAGTTTTACTAATTTGACTGTTTCGCAGGGAAATTAAGAAAAATTATGAACAAAAAGAAAAAATTCTTTTCTTAAGCAAAAGAATATTTTGACTAATTTGTGGCTCTATTATTTTAATTGGCATGATAATCCACATTGTTATTTTATCCATAGATAAGTTTTACAATTATTGAGAATATTTACCACTCCATTTTTGTAGGATAATGTTATTGTTTATTGCATTAAGTTTAATAACTAATAGAATGGAATATGTTAAATACTATGGATATCTTGCAATCATTTGTGGTCTTTTAGCCCTAATGAAGCCTGACTTTAACTTCTTGAAGGAAAAAGATAAAACTATACCATTTCCAATTGGAATAGACAACATTTATTATTGAGACTATATTTTTGCACATTGTTCTGTTGTAATTATTCCAACCGTTTTTTATGCTTTAAGCAATGATAAAATTAAATTTAAGGATACACTTTATAGTGGTGCATTCTTCGTAGCGCTGGCTTTAATTATTTTCTTCTTAAATTGAGCTGTTTACACATATGCAAGCGATTTTGGTTGAAAAACAATAAATTATTGATACTTAGGAAAAGATGAGTTTAATGGATTTAAAAACTTCTTTGGACCACTAAGTAGGTGACCATTTAATATTTTGACATATATAGTTTTAGGCGCTGTTCTAATTATTATTTCAACAATATTTTACTGTGTTCAAGATAAAGTTTATCTTGCAAAAGAAGACAATAAATGAGTATTTAAATGAGCCAAAAGTGAAAATTGAAAAATATATAAGAACTCATTTAGTGAACTAAAAAGTTCAAAAAGCAACAATACAAATCTTGAAACAGAAAACCAAAATTTTTAA
- the atpG gene encoding ATP synthase F1 subunit gamma: MAGTQAIKSRIAAVQSIRKITHAMELVAASKLRRARVEFENVKAYNDLISETFHLILDHLSSTEIKHLFPIHNVESKMYIIMTSDLGLAGSYNSNIIKFAKNTIKKTDKVILIGRKAISALGTLFENQIITQFNCDSNEKNYNIVYDIMTIVLELYNKKQINSINVIYNKYVNNLVQQEVSEQVFPFKFDETKKQVHAEKHKESLNSTIEFEPSAHQVLSESISLYINATLYLAYASAKLSEMAARRSAMESATDNADELVDNLNLEFNRKRQASITQELNEIVAGADAV; the protein is encoded by the coding sequence ATGGCTGGTACACAAGCAATTAAAAGTCGAATTGCTGCCGTGCAGTCAATTCGTAAAATTACACATGCAATGGAGTTAGTGGCAGCTAGTAAACTGAGAAGAGCAAGAGTTGAATTTGAGAATGTTAAAGCATACAATGATCTAATTAGTGAGACCTTTCACCTAATTTTAGATCATCTCAGTAGCACAGAAATCAAACACTTATTTCCAATTCATAATGTTGAGTCAAAAATGTACATCATTATGACAAGCGATTTAGGGTTGGCTGGAAGTTATAATTCAAACATTATTAAATTTGCCAAAAACACTATAAAAAAGACTGATAAGGTAATATTAATTGGTCGAAAAGCTATAAGTGCTTTAGGGACATTATTCGAAAACCAAATTATTACGCAGTTTAATTGTGATAGTAACGAAAAAAACTACAACATAGTTTATGACATTATGACTATTGTACTTGAGTTATATAACAAAAAACAAATTAATAGTATAAATGTAATTTACAATAAATATGTTAACAATCTGGTTCAACAAGAAGTTAGTGAACAGGTTTTCCCATTTAAATTTGATGAAACTAAAAAGCAAGTGCATGCTGAAAAACACAAAGAATCACTTAATTCAACTATTGAATTTGAACCAAGTGCCCACCAGGTTTTAAGTGAGTCAATTTCACTTTATATCAATGCCACTCTTTACCTAGCTTATGCTTCTGCAAAATTAAGTGAAATGGCAGCACGAAGAAGTGCAATGGAGTCGGCAACAGATAATGCCGATGAGTTAGTTGACAACTTAAACCTTGAATTCAATAGAAAGCGCCAAGCATCTATTACACAGGAATTAAATGAAATAGTTGCTGGAGCCGATGCAGTATAG